In the genome of Pelagicoccus sp. SDUM812003, one region contains:
- a CDS encoding TonB-dependent receptor plug domain-containing protein, translated as MRYLEPRRRSWRGLCGLALLIAPLCWGQSDDVDEEEVFELSPFEVTADEREGYQAADTLAGNRLNTKLRDIGNAVSVVTTQFLDDTGATDNQTLLQYTVGTEVGGTQGTFAGVGDGALLDESSNFINPNQNTRVRGLTAADNTRNFFTSEIPWDSYNIDRVELQRGPNSILFGQGSPAGLVNVGLQGASFEDEGEVEMRFDEHGSARYVLNYNKQILEDELAIRVAALYNDQKYQQDPAFSRDERIYAALRWDPSFLNGDNVRTMFKANFEDGEVRSNNPRTLPPIDRISPWFDTGTYNGTYISDGNILVDGELVPVSKGDTRVYNALNRATFNPHQLQQDNVAFPNHGQGRPGINGGPFSGAFNPDYNPRLGNFANSFGGPMHFYGSDGGAPDIWSLEIRQTGGINSAGEVDGGIGGYDFHRAMGIATESAFARNAGLPFGEFGVYKNNSITDSSIFDYYNNLIDGPNKNEWQNFESLNLSFSQTYLNDMVGFDLSYYKQDYDNGQVSLLSGSQQAIYIDIMKVYPDGDTNTWTPGEIPFDNGTPNPNVGRPFVADRSQFGNNSHVSEREAFRATPFVKYDFVKGDGGNWFTNFLGKGTFTGLYSDETIEREDRSWQQYAILDQSFIEFADFAGGLTDFTTDFLAPTPVIYLGDSLINSSSAAGANIPRVMQKAVLPRNATISIFDSTWAGGDIDPAAEWINNAYLPPELEYPDYNPVDPNNLTEAEMELWPDRRLSTQAENPANYVGFREVPYTLTAAEDSAANRELLGRSARLDKRETKSEALIWQGHLWHESIVGTYGWRKDTTKSWGFSQTNSNHTGPDTLGHLNFDPSYYRLPDENDTELTVQSRAYSVVAHLDNMPFLRETFADLPFRLSLFYNNSTNFQPESARVDIYGQAIAPPSGETIDKGILIQSRDGRYSFKANSYKTEVTNATSTALSDEGFIGASQAWGANWANQYEYDMSIDNFSHIVTHVARNRPAGAAVPPNYSEDRLLDTVDVWNDGQGNDINGNPVDGGRGSLYNYGLAPGETAADAAAREAAAVSAWRAWQAQVDPRFYEAWQIDLDAPFRLDNPSRIDAVRPQNFSITEDSVSEGYEFEFALRPVDNWNIMINAAKTKATRNNIGGVYLSEFINSYQDALRNTAAGDLRIWWGGAGNETSLFQWNSNVGSEWTARKLQEGTNAPELREWRWNIISNYEFSDGRFKGLSVGGGLRWQDSVIIGYRPIPGETDAEISFDLGNPYTGPTETNLDLWVGYGRPINDWLDWRIQVNVRNAFQDNDLIPITTQPDGTPAGYRIAPAETWSIRNTFSF; from the coding sequence ATGAGATACCTTGAACCAAGGCGTCGATCATGGAGGGGACTCTGTGGGCTGGCGCTGTTAATCGCTCCTCTTTGCTGGGGGCAGTCCGATGACGTAGACGAAGAGGAAGTATTCGAGCTTTCGCCCTTCGAAGTCACCGCGGATGAACGAGAGGGCTACCAAGCGGCTGATACGCTTGCTGGAAATCGCCTGAATACCAAGCTGCGCGACATCGGAAACGCGGTGTCGGTGGTAACCACGCAGTTTCTGGATGATACGGGAGCTACTGACAACCAGACTTTGCTTCAATATACCGTTGGAACCGAAGTCGGCGGAACCCAAGGCACCTTCGCAGGTGTTGGCGATGGAGCCTTGCTGGACGAGTCGAGCAATTTTATAAATCCGAACCAAAACACTCGCGTTCGCGGACTGACGGCCGCCGACAATACCCGAAACTTCTTCACTTCGGAAATCCCTTGGGACAGTTATAATATCGATCGCGTCGAGCTGCAGCGAGGCCCGAATAGCATACTTTTTGGACAAGGCAGTCCCGCTGGTTTGGTGAACGTAGGCCTGCAGGGCGCCTCGTTCGAGGACGAAGGGGAAGTGGAAATGCGCTTCGACGAGCATGGAAGCGCTCGCTACGTTCTCAACTACAACAAGCAAATCCTAGAGGACGAGCTAGCGATTCGCGTCGCTGCTCTCTACAACGACCAGAAGTATCAGCAGGATCCTGCATTCAGTCGCGACGAGCGCATCTACGCCGCGTTGAGATGGGATCCGAGCTTTTTGAATGGCGACAATGTTAGAACCATGTTCAAGGCCAACTTTGAGGATGGCGAGGTTCGAAGCAACAATCCCAGAACCCTCCCTCCGATCGATCGTATCTCTCCTTGGTTCGATACTGGAACGTACAATGGAACCTATATATCGGATGGAAACATTCTGGTTGATGGCGAACTCGTGCCAGTTTCCAAAGGGGATACGCGCGTCTACAACGCGTTGAACCGGGCCACCTTCAATCCGCACCAGCTGCAGCAGGACAACGTCGCTTTTCCGAATCATGGACAGGGCAGGCCTGGGATTAACGGAGGGCCGTTCAGCGGCGCGTTCAATCCCGACTACAATCCCCGGCTGGGGAACTTCGCGAATAGCTTCGGCGGCCCGATGCACTTCTATGGCTCCGATGGGGGCGCGCCAGACATCTGGTCGCTCGAAATTCGGCAGACTGGAGGGATCAATTCCGCTGGCGAGGTAGACGGCGGCATTGGCGGGTATGACTTCCACCGAGCCATGGGCATCGCCACGGAGTCCGCTTTCGCTCGTAACGCTGGCCTCCCGTTTGGCGAGTTCGGCGTCTACAAGAATAATTCTATAACGGATTCGTCGATATTCGATTACTATAACAATCTGATCGACGGTCCGAACAAGAACGAGTGGCAGAACTTCGAGTCCCTGAATCTCAGTTTCTCGCAGACCTACCTGAATGACATGGTCGGCTTCGATCTGTCGTATTACAAGCAGGACTACGACAATGGTCAGGTCTCGCTGCTGTCGGGAAGCCAGCAGGCGATCTACATCGATATCATGAAGGTCTATCCGGATGGCGATACCAACACCTGGACTCCAGGCGAAATCCCATTCGACAACGGAACGCCCAACCCCAACGTTGGTCGGCCCTTCGTCGCGGACAGATCTCAGTTCGGAAACAATTCGCACGTCAGCGAGAGAGAGGCCTTCCGCGCCACTCCGTTCGTGAAGTACGACTTCGTGAAAGGGGATGGTGGAAACTGGTTCACCAATTTCCTGGGCAAGGGAACCTTCACGGGGCTCTACAGCGACGAAACCATCGAGCGAGAGGATCGCTCCTGGCAACAATATGCGATCCTCGATCAATCGTTTATCGAATTCGCTGATTTCGCGGGCGGACTCACCGACTTCACGACCGACTTCCTCGCGCCGACTCCTGTGATCTACTTGGGAGACTCGCTGATCAATTCGTCGAGCGCCGCTGGAGCGAACATCCCGCGCGTCATGCAGAAAGCCGTTCTTCCGCGGAACGCCACCATTTCCATATTCGATTCCACTTGGGCTGGAGGCGATATCGATCCGGCGGCGGAGTGGATCAACAACGCCTACCTGCCACCGGAACTCGAGTATCCTGACTACAACCCGGTTGATCCAAACAACTTGACCGAAGCGGAAATGGAATTGTGGCCGGATCGTCGCTTGAGCACGCAGGCTGAGAATCCGGCCAATTACGTAGGCTTTAGAGAGGTGCCCTACACCTTGACGGCGGCCGAGGATTCGGCGGCAAATCGCGAGCTGCTGGGCCGTTCTGCCAGGTTGGACAAGCGTGAGACCAAGTCCGAAGCCTTGATCTGGCAGGGACATTTGTGGCACGAATCGATCGTAGGCACCTACGGCTGGAGAAAGGACACCACCAAGTCGTGGGGCTTCAGCCAGACCAATAGCAACCACACAGGGCCGGACACGTTAGGCCACCTGAATTTCGATCCTTCGTATTACAGGTTGCCTGACGAGAACGACACCGAGCTCACCGTTCAATCCAGAGCCTACAGCGTGGTGGCGCACTTGGACAACATGCCGTTTTTGCGCGAGACGTTCGCGGACCTGCCGTTCCGTTTGAGCTTGTTCTACAACAATTCCACAAACTTCCAGCCAGAGTCGGCTCGTGTGGACATTTACGGACAAGCCATTGCTCCACCGTCCGGGGAGACCATCGACAAGGGAATCCTCATTCAGTCCAGGGATGGTCGCTACTCCTTCAAAGCCAATAGCTACAAGACGGAAGTGACCAACGCCACCAGCACCGCCCTCAGCGACGAAGGCTTCATCGGCGCTTCCCAAGCGTGGGGAGCCAATTGGGCGAATCAGTACGAGTACGACATGTCGATCGATAACTTCTCGCACATCGTCACCCATGTGGCCCGCAATCGTCCGGCAGGCGCCGCCGTGCCCCCGAACTACTCGGAAGATCGCCTGCTCGACACAGTCGATGTTTGGAACGACGGGCAAGGAAACGACATCAACGGCAATCCGGTGGATGGCGGAAGAGGCTCGCTGTACAACTACGGACTCGCTCCAGGGGAGACGGCTGCGGATGCGGCGGCTCGCGAGGCGGCGGCCGTCTCAGCATGGCGAGCGTGGCAGGCCCAGGTCGATCCTCGCTTCTACGAAGCGTGGCAGATCGATCTGGACGCTCCGTTCCGTCTGGACAACCCGTCGCGAATCGACGCTGTGAGACCTCAGAACTTCTCCATAACCGAGGATAGCGTCTCGGAGGGGTACGAGTTCGAGTTCGCGCTGCGGCCGGTCGACAACTGGAACATCATGATAAATGCCGCTAAGACCAAAGCGACCCGCAACAACATCGGCGGGGTGTATCTCAGCGAGTTTATCAATTCCTACCAGGACGCCTTGCGCAACACCGCTGCCGGAGACCTGCGCATCTGGTGGGGCGGCGCCGGCAACGAGACCTCGCTCTTCCAATGGAACTCGAATGTGGGATCCGAGTGGACCGCCCGCAAGCTCCAGGAAGGCACAAACGCGCCGGAGCTGAGAGAATGGCGTTGGAACATCATATCCAACTACGAGTTCTCCGATGGACGATTTAAGGGCTTGAGCGTCGGAGGAGGTCTGCGCTGGCAGGACTCGGTGATCATCGGGTACCGGCCGATTCCGGGAGAGACCGACGCCGAGATCTCCTTCGATCTGGGCAACCCCTATACCGGACCCACCGAGACGAACCTCGATCTATGGGTCGGTTATGGGAGACCGATTAACGATTGGCTGGATTGGCGAATACAGGTGAACGTGCGAAACGCCTTCCAGGATAACGATTTGATACCAATCACCACTCAACCGGATGGCACCCCGGCCGGGTACAGAATCGCTCCAGCGGAGACCTGGTCCATACGAAATACCTTTTCGTTCTAG
- a CDS encoding glycoside hydrolase family 43 protein has translation MIYKRYIKGFTLVIAGLALLSKASADYPIVSHRYLADPSVLVTEDRVYVYCSNDDLSPLEGGYNIPNVVCVSSSDMKNWTDHGVVFDAERDTSWSKKTWAPCAIERDGKFYIYFGNSGANIGVVEGESPVGPFKDVLGGPLITHGTPGVQPAKNMWLFDPGVFIDNDGQAYIYFGGNGDDNVRAAKLNEDMVSLDGDVIKMHAPNFFEAAWVWRIEDTYYFSYSTTPRAEMRIDYMTSDHPTEGFEYAGIVGAQPPLNNNNNHAAQFLFKGNWYHVYHNRIVATEAGIPTGFRRNIAVEEFGYDDEGNIIEVEYTRDGVEQIGSLDPYVRVEAETFAEQSGIETEPSSAGGMKVTDTQNGDWFKVAGVDFGEAGASKVSVMASAASKGSRIEMRLDSPDGELIADIAVQPTGGEGKWKASKAKVSGAQGVHDLYISFVGDGDVADLDWWQFSPKK, from the coding sequence ATGATATACAAAAGATATATAAAAGGTTTTACCTTGGTTATAGCGGGCTTGGCGCTTCTCTCCAAAGCGAGCGCGGATTACCCGATCGTGTCGCATCGATACCTAGCGGATCCCTCTGTTTTGGTGACGGAGGATCGGGTTTATGTCTACTGTTCGAATGACGATCTGAGCCCGCTGGAAGGCGGCTACAATATCCCCAACGTGGTCTGCGTCTCCAGCAGCGACATGAAGAACTGGACTGACCATGGCGTCGTTTTCGATGCGGAGCGTGACACTTCCTGGTCCAAGAAAACCTGGGCTCCTTGCGCCATCGAGCGTGACGGCAAGTTCTACATCTACTTTGGAAACAGCGGGGCCAACATCGGCGTAGTTGAAGGCGAGAGCCCCGTCGGCCCATTCAAGGATGTGCTGGGCGGTCCGCTCATCACCCACGGCACGCCGGGCGTGCAACCGGCTAAGAACATGTGGCTCTTCGATCCCGGCGTCTTCATCGACAACGATGGGCAGGCCTACATCTACTTCGGCGGAAATGGCGATGACAACGTACGAGCCGCCAAGCTCAACGAGGACATGGTTTCGCTCGATGGCGACGTCATCAAGATGCACGCTCCCAACTTCTTCGAAGCCGCTTGGGTGTGGCGCATCGAGGATACCTACTACTTCTCGTATTCCACCACGCCGCGAGCGGAGATGCGCATCGACTACATGACCAGCGATCACCCGACGGAAGGGTTCGAGTACGCGGGCATCGTTGGGGCTCAGCCGCCTTTGAATAACAACAACAACCATGCCGCTCAGTTTCTCTTCAAAGGAAACTGGTATCACGTATATCACAACCGCATCGTGGCCACCGAGGCTGGCATCCCCACGGGATTCCGTCGCAACATCGCGGTAGAGGAATTTGGATACGACGATGAAGGCAACATCATCGAAGTCGAGTACACCCGCGATGGGGTGGAGCAGATCGGCTCCTTGGATCCCTACGTTCGCGTGGAGGCGGAAACCTTCGCTGAGCAGAGCGGCATCGAGACCGAGCCAAGTTCCGCTGGCGGTATGAAAGTAACGGATACGCAAAACGGTGACTGGTTCAAGGTGGCAGGTGTCGATTTCGGCGAAGCCGGAGCATCCAAGGTATCCGTCATGGCTTCCGCGGCCTCCAAGGGGTCACGCATCGAGATGCGACTCGATAGTCCAGACGGTGAGCTTATCGCCGATATCGCGGTTCAGCCGACCGGCGGAGAAGGGAAGTGGAAAGCTTCCAAAGCCAAGGTGTCCGGAGCCCAAGGCGTGCACGACCTCTATATTTCCTTCGTGGGCGATGGCGATGTCGCCGATCTCGATTGGTGGCAGTTCAGTCCCAAAAAATAG
- a CDS encoding NPCBM/NEW2 domain-containing protein, which yields MTPGPSKPLFRNALFGLVSCCAAALSHAAQESELWLSELDVSRIEQGWGTATSDATVYSQKISIAGQVFDRGIGTHSESIIPLALNGQAVRISGLVGLDDETEGRGSVVFSIVADGIELWRSGVMTPGVQAEPFALDLSGVNSLQLVAGDAGDGTDYDHADWADLKIVMLGDAQPTLDLPPEEEPVILTPPAPATPRVNGPSVFGVRPGAPFLYNIPASGERPMSFAVDGLPEGLSIDADSGHITGAIAERGEYTVTLRAENDLGQDEKSFRIVVGDKIALTPPMGWSSWNCWGDAVSQEKVLSSARAMAEKGLSQYGWTYINIDDGWQGKRGGPLNAIQPNKKFPDMKALADEIHELGLKFGIYSGPWRGTYAGYVGGSSDNADGTYDWVESGDVNEFYKLNKDPDAPDAKPNWVNWKFGEYSFAENDAKQWAEWGVDYLKYDWFPNDPPHVREMSEALRATGRDMIYSLSNTGIYDYAPDYVELANLWRTTGDIIDRWESVERIGFLQDRWAGYTGPGHWSDPDMLVLGKVGWGPSLHDTHLSPDEQYTHISLWSLLSAPLILGCDLAQLDEFTISLLTNHEVLAINQDVLGKQATQISNDDGKVVYAKTLEDGSYAVGLFNRSENEKVVEVKWGPWGTLATPDAGETFTVRDLWRQENIGDFSRSFDATVAPHGVVLIRLIPQD from the coding sequence ATGACCCCAGGTCCATCCAAACCCCTTTTTCGAAACGCCCTCTTCGGCCTCGTTTCCTGCTGTGCCGCAGCGCTGAGTCACGCCGCTCAGGAATCCGAGCTATGGCTCTCCGAGCTCGACGTTTCCCGCATCGAGCAAGGCTGGGGCACCGCCACCAGCGACGCCACCGTCTACTCGCAGAAGATCAGCATCGCCGGCCAGGTTTTCGATCGCGGGATCGGCACCCATTCCGAGTCGATCATCCCGCTGGCGCTGAACGGACAAGCGGTTCGCATTTCCGGTCTGGTTGGCTTGGACGATGAGACGGAAGGACGCGGCTCGGTGGTCTTCAGCATCGTGGCCGACGGAATCGAACTGTGGCGAAGCGGCGTCATGACGCCGGGCGTGCAGGCGGAACCGTTTGCCCTCGATCTTTCGGGAGTCAACTCGCTGCAGCTGGTGGCCGGAGACGCGGGAGATGGCACCGACTACGACCACGCGGATTGGGCGGATTTGAAAATCGTCATGCTCGGCGACGCCCAGCCGACCCTCGATCTTCCACCCGAGGAGGAACCCGTTATTTTGACCCCGCCAGCTCCCGCGACGCCCAGAGTCAACGGTCCCAGCGTGTTCGGCGTGCGCCCGGGAGCTCCGTTTCTTTACAACATCCCCGCCAGTGGAGAGCGTCCCATGAGCTTCGCGGTGGACGGCCTGCCGGAAGGACTGTCCATTGACGCTGATTCGGGCCACATCACCGGTGCTATCGCTGAACGCGGCGAGTACACGGTGACGCTGCGGGCGGAAAACGATTTGGGTCAGGACGAGAAATCGTTTCGAATCGTGGTGGGCGACAAGATCGCTCTAACCCCGCCCATGGGCTGGAGCAGCTGGAATTGCTGGGGCGATGCGGTCAGCCAGGAAAAGGTGCTCAGCTCGGCTCGGGCTATGGCGGAAAAAGGCCTCAGCCAGTACGGCTGGACCTACATCAACATCGACGATGGCTGGCAGGGCAAGCGCGGCGGACCGCTCAACGCCATCCAGCCTAACAAGAAGTTTCCCGACATGAAGGCGCTCGCGGACGAGATTCACGAGCTCGGGCTGAAGTTCGGCATCTACTCCGGTCCTTGGCGCGGCACCTACGCGGGGTACGTCGGCGGCTCCTCCGACAATGCGGACGGCACCTACGACTGGGTGGAGTCCGGCGACGTCAACGAATTCTACAAGCTCAACAAAGACCCCGACGCGCCCGACGCCAAGCCGAACTGGGTCAACTGGAAGTTCGGCGAATATTCCTTCGCTGAAAACGACGCCAAGCAGTGGGCGGAGTGGGGCGTAGACTATTTGAAATACGATTGGTTTCCCAACGACCCGCCGCACGTGCGCGAGATGTCGGAAGCCTTAAGAGCTACGGGTCGCGACATGATCTACAGCCTTTCCAACACCGGCATCTACGACTACGCTCCCGATTACGTGGAGTTGGCAAACCTCTGGCGCACCACCGGAGACATCATCGATCGCTGGGAAAGCGTGGAGCGCATCGGCTTTCTGCAAGACCGCTGGGCGGGCTACACCGGGCCGGGGCACTGGAGCGATCCTGATATGCTGGTGCTTGGCAAGGTCGGTTGGGGACCGAGTCTGCACGACACGCATCTGTCTCCAGATGAGCAATACACGCACATCAGCCTGTGGAGTCTGCTGTCCGCACCTCTGATCCTTGGCTGCGATCTCGCTCAGCTGGACGAGTTTACAATCAGTCTGCTGACCAATCACGAGGTGCTGGCCATCAACCAGGACGTGCTTGGCAAGCAAGCGACCCAGATCAGCAACGACGACGGAAAGGTCGTCTATGCCAAAACCCTGGAAGACGGTTCCTACGCGGTCGGGCTCTTCAACCGAAGCGAAAACGAAAAGGTGGTTGAGGTGAAATGGGGTCCGTGGGGCACGCTCGCCACTCCCGATGCGGGCGAAACCTTCACCGTACGCGATCTTTGGAGACAGGAAAATATTGGCGACTTCTCCAGAAGCTTCGATGCGACCGTCGCTCCGCACGGGGTGGTGCTGATCCGTTTGATTCCCCAGGACTGA
- a CDS encoding beta-L-arabinofuranosidase domain-containing protein yields MKSKLRSSIVPIAIAGLIVSQLHGASELSPLPQAAVEPAVSYQLQAFDLADVTLGDGPFRDAMDRDKVYLLSLDPDRFLHTFRLNVGLPSDARPYGGWESPGVELRGHSAGHYLSACSLMYRSTGDETFKKRADAMVSGFAQCQAASVDAGFNEGYLSAFPESFIDRVEKGEWVWAPWYTLHKVMAGLYDAYRLTGNEQALDVLVKMADWIAIRVDGISEEQMQKSIDMEFGGMNEVLANLYELTGDPEHLRLAKAFDHQVRFDPLAAGRDELNGLHANTQIPKILGAAREYVLTGEQRYADIAAFFWDRVTQKRSFAFGGNSHREHFYPIDEFGDHTGPESAETCNTHNMLKLTRELFAQEPDAAHMDFYERALFNHILASQEPAQGMFIYMMPTESASFKIYSTPENSFWCCVGTGMENHTKYGDTIFHHSDDELFVNLFIPATVSWKEQGVILTQSTDFPNSEETKLTVECERPTRFALRLRHPSWIEGPLDVSVNGKSVTLESEPGSYAKIERKWKSGDSVRIHLPMTLHSEPLPGVDDRVAILYGPIVLAGTHGTNGLPAPFVSDTHLQFRDPEPAGSALVSDSDDWLASIEKVSSSPLVFQTRDLARPFDVTLRPLYAIHHERLTIYWPLLSPSQWQARQDQIAATEAELASARESALDHVDVGDPASESSHAYQGKDTLSGALSGKAWRRALREGFFSYQLKTEGEGDLELLSVIGARDENRTFFILADDTKLELPEWKDAAPGEHRLIRVPIPQELAEGKDTITIRYETEGSWNTTTANVFECMLVPAAN; encoded by the coding sequence ATGAAAAGTAAACTACGCTCATCGATCGTACCTATCGCCATCGCTGGCTTGATTGTTTCTCAACTTCACGGAGCGTCCGAGCTTTCTCCGCTGCCGCAAGCTGCGGTCGAGCCTGCTGTTTCCTATCAGCTGCAAGCGTTCGATCTGGCGGACGTCACGCTGGGCGACGGTCCGTTTCGCGACGCTATGGATCGCGACAAGGTTTACCTGCTCAGCCTCGATCCGGATCGTTTTCTGCACACCTTCCGTCTCAATGTCGGTCTGCCGTCCGACGCCCGCCCATATGGCGGATGGGAAAGTCCGGGCGTCGAGCTGCGTGGGCATTCCGCTGGACACTATCTTTCCGCATGCTCCTTGATGTATCGAAGTACTGGAGACGAGACGTTCAAGAAACGGGCTGACGCCATGGTTTCGGGGTTCGCTCAATGCCAGGCCGCATCCGTCGACGCTGGGTTCAATGAGGGCTACCTCTCCGCCTTTCCGGAATCGTTCATCGATCGGGTGGAGAAAGGCGAGTGGGTCTGGGCTCCCTGGTACACTTTGCACAAGGTGATGGCCGGTTTGTACGACGCCTACCGGCTGACCGGCAACGAACAGGCTCTCGACGTTTTGGTCAAGATGGCGGACTGGATTGCGATCCGCGTCGACGGCATCAGCGAGGAGCAAATGCAGAAATCGATCGACATGGAGTTTGGCGGCATGAACGAAGTGCTGGCCAACCTTTACGAACTGACCGGCGATCCAGAGCACCTACGCCTCGCCAAAGCATTCGACCACCAAGTCCGCTTCGATCCTCTTGCCGCGGGCCGGGACGAGCTCAACGGGCTGCACGCCAATACGCAGATCCCCAAGATCCTCGGAGCCGCCCGCGAGTATGTTCTCACTGGCGAGCAGCGCTACGCGGATATCGCAGCGTTTTTCTGGGATCGCGTAACCCAGAAGCGCAGCTTCGCTTTTGGCGGAAACAGCCACCGCGAGCATTTTTATCCCATTGACGAATTCGGCGATCATACCGGTCCGGAGTCGGCAGAGACTTGCAACACGCACAACATGCTCAAGCTCACCCGCGAGCTCTTCGCTCAAGAGCCGGACGCCGCTCACATGGACTTCTACGAGCGTGCCCTGTTCAATCACATCCTCGCTTCCCAGGAGCCGGCCCAAGGCATGTTCATCTACATGATGCCGACCGAGTCAGCGAGTTTTAAGATCTATTCCACGCCGGAAAACTCCTTCTGGTGCTGCGTCGGCACGGGGATGGAAAACCACACCAAGTACGGCGACACCATTTTCCATCATTCAGACGACGAGCTCTTCGTGAATCTCTTCATTCCAGCGACGGTGAGTTGGAAGGAGCAGGGAGTGATCCTCACTCAAAGCACGGACTTTCCCAACAGCGAAGAAACCAAGCTGACGGTTGAATGCGAAAGACCAACTCGCTTCGCCCTCCGCCTCCGTCACCCGAGCTGGATCGAAGGACCGCTAGATGTTTCCGTAAACGGGAAAAGCGTTACGCTCGAAAGCGAGCCGGGTAGCTACGCCAAAATCGAACGCAAGTGGAAGTCTGGCGATTCGGTTCGTATCCATCTGCCCATGACGCTGCACTCCGAGCCGCTGCCGGGCGTGGACGATCGTGTGGCCATTCTCTATGGACCGATCGTTTTGGCGGGCACCCATGGTACTAATGGACTGCCAGCTCCCTTTGTATCCGATACGCATCTACAATTCCGCGATCCGGAGCCAGCGGGGTCGGCATTGGTGAGCGATAGTGACGATTGGCTAGCATCGATCGAGAAGGTTTCCAGCTCGCCGCTCGTTTTCCAGACGCGCGACCTCGCCCGTCCCTTCGACGTTACCCTGCGTCCGCTTTACGCCATCCATCATGAGCGCCTGACTATCTACTGGCCGCTCCTCTCGCCGTCGCAATGGCAAGCTCGCCAGGATCAAATCGCGGCAACCGAGGCCGAGCTCGCATCGGCCCGCGAGTCCGCCCTCGATCATGTCGATGTGGGCGACCCGGCCTCCGAGTCCAGTCACGCCTACCAAGGCAAAGATACCCTGAGTGGAGCATTGTCGGGCAAGGCCTGGCGTCGCGCCTTGCGCGAAGGGTTCTTCAGCTACCAGCTAAAAACGGAAGGGGAGGGCGACCTCGAACTCCTCAGCGTGATCGGAGCTCGCGATGAAAATCGCACGTTTTTCATCCTGGCGGACGATACGAAGCTCGAGTTGCCAGAGTGGAAAGACGCAGCGCCCGGCGAGCATCGCTTGATCCGCGTTCCCATCCCGCAGGAACTCGCGGAAGGCAAGGATACGATCACCATTCGCTACGAAACCGAAGGCTCCTGGAATACCACCACCGCGAACGTCTTCGAATGCATGCTCGTCCCAGCTGCGAACTAA